The sequence below is a genomic window from Lolium perenne isolate Kyuss_39 chromosome 7, Kyuss_2.0, whole genome shotgun sequence.
AAAGTATCTAGCCATGATCGCATTCCTTCTCTAAGACTAGGCTTAGCTCTATGCATAGATAAGGTGAACAATGTTTTAAAGCTTCCTATGCATCTGGTGATTGATAGGTAAAATCCTTTAAAGATAGCATCATTCATCTGCCCCATAAACTCCGGCATCCAGTAATAAGAACTTCCATCATGAAAGTTGTGGAGTATCTCTCTCTGGCATCCTTTATCATGGACTGAATATCCAGATCAGAATTCCATTCATATCCACTAGTCCGCCAAAAGCTTTGGCTGAAACTACATACACAAAATAGATGAGCAATTGTTTCCTCAGGGCATGTGTCGCATAAGAAGCAATCAGAGAAGTCAACATGGAAATTCTTCATCTTCATTGAGTAGATATTCAGCCTTCCTGGCTTCCTTGTAATAATAACCATGCAAGAAAATTGTGTCTTGGAACACTACATGTTTTCCAAATATTAAGCATAGATTCAGGAGTTTCATGTTGGCCAATCGGAGACTTGTAGACTTCCCTGATGGAATAATAATCTCCCCATGTTAAATTCCATGCATCATTATCACCAGTAACCTCAAGGTTTTGGATCCCATCCTGTAGATTATGCATTTCCTCATGGGCAATCTCAGACAGTGGGGGTAGAACCAGTTGCGGAGCCAGGATCCAGCAACGCCCCGAGCCATCCTTTTGCTACAGTAGCTACAGTCTCTCTACAGTGTGAATTTTCCTACAGTCAAGCCTAAGTTTTCGGTCCACGCCCCAGGCCAAGGCCCGTGCAGCCTGGGGCTTGGCTCCGCCACTGGGTAGAACATATCATAGACATTCTCATTATTAAACTTCCAACTAGTAATCCGGTGCTCCAGGCCGAACCCAACTCACCGGAGGGCTAGCGGGGGCGCCGGATGGACGCGAATTGGCGGGAGCCCGACGATGACGATGAGGACTACGCGGCGGCGATGTACCGACTCCTAGGCCTCGGTTGTACCTGCCATTAGGTTTAGATTTTCATATTTCTGCGTTTTTTTAATTTTGTACAAACTATCGTTGAACTATGTATGCAATCACCGAACTTTTTTATAAAATCGTTTTAATGAAATTCAAAGTTCCCTGCCGTCGATTGGTTTCTTTCCTTCTAGTACAATTCTACTTTCAGATCTGGGTCAAGCCCATTTCAAGAACGGGCCTTGATTGCCCTTAGTGTTGCGGTAATACCTAAATGGACTTTACTACAGAATTACATCTGCAGCGGTAGCCCAAAAACCTCGCCCCTCTTTCAGTCTGGATCATCAACGCACAAcctaaatttgcaaatcttctttCGATGTCTCTAGTTCTAGAAGCTCACTTGTGGACGGATACTTTATGCGAGAGCCAAAACTCGCTTGTGTTGTgtttgtctttttattttagaaaACGAAATAAACAATAGACTTTCAAGTGTCCAAATTGTATGCATACATATGTAAATACTGCTGTTTTCGTTATCCCCTATAATGGAAATCGATCTCTTCAAGATCGCTTGGAAAAAAAAGTAAAGCCCAAATGGGCGCCGAACATTTCATATTTTCATGTGCCGAACAAGGGGGATGATTCCAGCATGGAACAGCAGTGCCAACTGTGCCATGCGAAAAGGATCCAATCTGTAACGGCAGCATCAGCATGCTTGTACTCCTCGGCAACTCGAAATCTTTCAAACCTCTCGCTGTGATGAACAATTTGACGATCATGTGCTGTAGTTGCCGTGACAGTGTTCAGTCACTTAACAATAGTTAGAGTAATTTGCTCGTTCCAATTCGAATTTAAGAGTATGCCCTCACAGATGCATCTTAGATTATTGAGTCTCAAACTGAACTTTGAACTCTGCATGGAAAGATGCAGACTGCTTCTCTGGTGTTACAGTGAGCAATTTATTTCCGATCACTTGCAACTCGCAATCGCAAGAGCCTGCTAGCAACTATATATACATACGAGTACATTTACAAGGTTACATACATAATGATCAGATGAGCAGTAGTAACCAGATACATGACTCATGGGTTGCAACGATTGCAAATTTTAGCGGCCGGCTTCCGGAGGCTGAGGGACAACCTGAGGTTACGAAAAGGGAAAGCCTGCACTGGGCATCGGAGCTCATGGTCGTCTCCTCGTCGGATCAGCGTATAAGATGGGATGAACATTTGTTGAGGTTAGTGTATAGCCCTGATGCCGCACCAAAGTCAGCAATGATCGCGGTGACGGCAAGGAAATTATATGGATTCAGAAGTACTCGATATAAATGGTATCAGTGTGTTCGCCTTGCAAATCTCCATCCTTTTCGTTTGGTTCCTTCTCCATTAGGAATGGGGCGGAGACACATTTTTGGAGCATCGATGGTTGGGAACAACCACTCTCCATGAAAAGTATTCAGCCTTGTACAATATTGTTCGTTATAAAGGGGACATCTTGCAGAAGGTGATGGAATCTTCTCCACCCTCGGTAACGTTCAGACGTGATCTTATTGGTCCCCCTTAGACTCCTGGAATGAACTGCTTCAGCGGTTAGACTCAGTACAATTATCTACGGGAACTGATGAATTCCGTTGAAGTCTTACCAAGAATGGTGTATTCCCGGTAGCCTCTATGTACAAAGCCCTTTGCACTCTTACCCAACCAATTTTAAATAATAAGTCCATATGGAAGATGAACATACCATTAAAAACTAAGGTCTTCGCATGGTATCTTCGTCAAGATGTGATTCTTACTAAGATAACCTTGTAAAACGTAACTGGTAGGGTTGCAAGAAATGTGTGTTCTGTCACGAAGAAGAGACAATAAAACAATTTTTCTTCAATTGTCgggttgctagatctatatggtcaatcgtTCGGATAGATTCTACCCTGTACCCACCCCGTAGTATTACTAATATATTTGGCAATTAGTTAAATGGGGTGGATTCAAGGTATAAAATGATAATCCGAGTGGGAGCGATTGCAGTTGTATGGTCGCTTTGGCTGTGGAGAAACGAAGGTTTTAATGACAAAAAAATTTCTATTATGCAGGTTATTTACAGATGTACAACTATGCTCCATTCATGGTCACCGTTTCAACACTTCGAGGACCGAGACctatttatggaggtgtctacacgttTCGAGAATACGGCCAAGAACTTTattacccaacatgggtggctgcaaaACCGTAGGATAGAAGACAATGAAGCTGTTGACTAGTTGGCTCTTTTCCTTTTACCCTTTATGTAATCTTTTTGTCTGGATTCTGGATTCTTaaaaggctgtgtgcatcttagctatgcagaggctgagtgtaatgcttgatacttcgagtaataaagcgccctttatcaaaaaaattaTAAATATAAACATAGTCAAAGTTATAACTTGTTGATCCATAAAAATTTAAGGGTGTGTTATATTTTGAGACAGAGGAAGTAGCAAGTATGTTTGCATATAAATACCTCCAAAGATCAATATAATTGTGTGTTGCATTCAAGCCCTTGTAACAATCTACCCCACACTTCTGCTAACCCGACTACCATCGCCATGGCCTCCTCCTTTGCCTCTTCTAGCACCAACCCCTTGGCTGACCTCGAGCCTGCAGCAGCCTCCACCGTCTCACTCCGCCATTTCCAAATCCACAACCACGTGCCCTAAACCCAATACCTTCAATATCCCAACTTCACCCTATGGTCATCCCTCTTCATCCTCATCTTCAGAGCTTCGGCATATGTGACCGTGTCGACAACACGGTCAACGCCACCACCATGTTTGATGACGTCGAGTGTATGTCAATCGATCCCATTGTCGTTTCGTGGCTCTATACCACCGTCTCACCTGAGATCCTAGACATGGTCCTCACCCTCGACGGCTCCGCGCACGACATCTGGGTGGCCATCGACAATGCCTTCCGCGACAACCACATTGAGCACTTTGTCCTCCTCTAGTAGGAGTTATGCGACCTCTACTAGAACGACATGTCCATCCACGAGTATGCCACGCGCTTGAAGCTCCTCACCGACGAGCTGCTCAATGTGGGCTCTCCCGTCACCCACACCAGCCTCCACACCAAAATGATGTGCAGTTAAGACTACGAGTTCGGCCAGGCACGCTGCCTCCAACCTGTCCCTCCTCACCGAACCGACATTCGCCCACGCCCTCACCTACATGCAGCTCGAGGACGGCCGTATGAAGAACATGGTGCGCCATGAGGCAAGTTTGCGCTCCTCGCCGGTACCTCGTGTCCCCCTGCCCTGCCCCTCCTTGGCTCGCGGTGCCCGCCAACCCGCAGTTACTCTTCTAAGTTCTAAATTCATATTCCCTCTATTCGAAATAAATCGACGCGAGTGGCGTCGATTAAACATGAACAAAGGGAATGTATAGCACAATTTATGGTTTGGAGGGTTTATTGTTTCAAAAAAGACATGCATTTAGGTCTTAATTAAATTTCCCTATGTGCATGACTGCATGCAATGTTTGTCCCGTACTGGTGCACCGTGCATAAGGAACGAAAAGGTCAAACCCGGCTTAAAGCGTCAACGTTGGAGCTCTCCTTCTTCTCGTCCAAACCGGACCCTGATCCGCCCGGTGTTTCAACCGGCCGCGTTCCGGTCACCGGATGAATCCGCTTGTTGCCGCCGCCGTGTTCCTCCCCGGCTTCTGAGTCCGTCCCGTGGTGCCGCTGCCATGACATGGACCTCAAGAAGGACGTCAGCCGCCCGGACGTCCTCCGGTCCATGGCGTCCGGGTGTTCTGCGGCGAGGCTGGCCGCTCGCCGGTGCCTCCAGACGGCGCCGAGCTCCTTCATGACGTGCTCCGGCAGCCTGAGCGTGTGCCGGTCCGCCGCGTCCATGGCCGACTGCGTCCTCCGGTAGAGGCTGTAGTCGGCGTCCGTGAGCTCGTGCCTCCATGATTCAGCCTTGAAGGAAACCACCGAGCACTCCCCGCCTTTCTCCCCAGAAGATTCCTCCTGCTGCCCCTTCGGCGTGAGGTCGGTGAGATCGGCGCGGCAGAGCGGGCAGGTGACCGCTTGGGCGAGCCACGGGTCGATGCAGCCCGGGTGGAAGACGTGGCAGCACGCTGGGAGGACGCGGAGCTCGTGGGCGTCCGCGAACTCGGCGAGGCACACGGCGCACTCGAGCGACACCGGCTTGGTGCCGGGCGCCATGTGCGCCTTCACGTCGCCGTAGACCGCCGTGGGGAATGCCTCCACCAGCTCCCGGTCGAGGCTGCGCGGGCGGCAATGACCGGAGCCGAGGGACTGGTCGTCAGGGGCGGTGCTGCGGAAGGGCCGGCGCGGGAGAAGGTCCGTGCGCGTGCAGGCGCAGCGGTTCATGTAGATGGAGAAGAGCGCGATGAGGACTAAGacggcgatgacgacgacgagcatCGCCATGGTGGTCGGCGTGAACCCGCCAGCGATTCTGGTGCCGTCGCTCTGTTGAGCCAGAGATGGCTGTGTGGCCGATGAGAGAATCAGAACGAGGAGCAGTGCCATCTTTCCGCGAGCCATGGCAGGGGTGAACCGCCGGCGGCCGGGCAGGTTTGGCGTACGTGTCGCCGCCTCGCCGGAGAGAGATGAAAAGAGGGAGGTTCTAAAGGAACATGAACAGGGACGGAGCCAGCTTTCAACCTTGAGGGGGGCAAAATGGTGTTGCAAACTTTATGAGGGGGGCAGAGTAAGCTAAATCAGCAAGATATTACACTTCTAGTGAGTAGTGTTCTTCATAAAATTCAAATCATGGGGGTGGCTAAGCCCCCCCTCGTCCCCCCTTGTCTCCGTCCCTGAACATGAAGCGTTTGATCACGCCGGACGCCGGATGAGAGAAGAAGGATATACTGGACGGGACGACGACGCGTAGCTCGGAACAGGGGGCGGTGTCGGATGACTGAACATCTATCAGCGGCGCGGCAATCGCCCCATGAAAGTTTACTTTTTTTGGACTCGTATTCTTTAGCTTTTTGGTCAGGCGTGTTGGAATCCTGTCGAGTTGAGCTAGCTGACGAATTGACCATAGATATTAACTGTAACGTTGATGTGTTGATGGATAGTGTGTCGACATTGTGTCGACATAACAATGTGTTGATAATTATAGTGTCGACACTGAAGAACTGCCGAGACCTGTAATTTTGTGTTTATTTTGTGTGTGTTTTGATCTAAAAGTCCTGGCTAGCACCACACGAGGTACGTGCATGGACTGAAAGTCTAAAACCCCTTTCAatcagtttttctttttctttttgcgaACCACAAATCAGTTTGTTCCATCTATGTGGAGTTCACCAGTTGCACACATACTAGACATTGGACCGATTCGTATGTTGCGATCCATCCTTTGTAGACATCCACCTATTAATTTCTCTTTCCAAGCACATGTCATGTATGCATTGATTAAAATAAATCCGTACTACCAAATTCGCCATGGAATATATATAGGCAGAACTGTAGTGTTGAATCACATTGTGTTCGGTATCCTTCTCATGTGGGAAGTGAGGAGATTCCATATGAAAGTCTTCCAGGTGGCTCAAACACAGTGGTGAAgctaacaaaaaaaaaaaaccgatAGGGTCAGACTACCAATATACCAAGGATCAATACCTAAACATCTATAAAGTGAAGGTGTTTTGCAAAAAAGCTATGGGGTCAGCTGACCCTATAGCTTACACATTGCTTCCCCACTGCTCAAATAACTACATGAGGCCACTACCCATTAGGGTTATGACCGAGGATCATTTTGAACATTGGACATGAGAATAGAGAGAGGATAAGCTTATCATCAAGCCACTATTAGGTGGAGTGACAAAATTCCAAGGCAACCTCCATTCGAGAAGAAAACCAGGAGATAAGGAAAAGAGAAAAAAATAGAATGAAGAAGCTAAATCAAACGTCAAGCATTGCCTACAAGGTTGTGAAGACCAAATATGCATCCTTGTGTCCTTCAAGTTATGGTTCCACCATCTTTGACGAGATTGCTCAATTAAGTAGCTCTTGTGCCTCAATCTTGTTGTTGGCATCTAAGATCTTATTGTATCTTGATGTATAAGATTTTCGAGTGCTCTCTAAAAAAGAACTTGTTGTGTCCCTATTTGACAATATTACAATAATATTTGGATGGCTTCGGGCCGTGATTTTTCTCCTAATTTGAGAGGAGGATTGGTGATCATGTATCTTGATTTCCTACTCTTGCAGCCGTTTTGAGAACCGCTCTCCTACCTAAGACACATCTATGGTCCTCAGTTGAGAGGTTCTCTTTCTATCCAACACATCTTTATGGT
It includes:
- the LOC127313172 gene encoding E3 ubiquitin-protein ligase Os03g0188200-like — encoded protein: MARGKMALLLVLILSSATQPSLAQQSDGTRIAGGFTPTTMAMLVVVIAVLVLIALFSIYMNRCACTRTDLLPRRPFRSTAPDDQSLGSGHCRPRSLDRELVEAFPTAVYGDVKAHMAPGTKPVSLECAVCLAEFADAHELRVLPACCHVFHPGCIDPWLAQAVTCPLCRADLTDLTPKGQQEESSGEKGGECSVVSFKAESWRHELTDADYSLYRRTQSAMDAADRHTLRLPEHVMKELGAVWRHRRAASLAAEHPDAMDRRTSGRLTSFLRSMSWQRHHGTDSEAGEEHGGGNKRIHPVTGTRPVETPGGSGSGLDEKKESSNVDALSRV